Proteins from a single region of Sediminitomix flava:
- a CDS encoding THUMP domain-containing class I SAM-dependent RNA methyltransferase encodes MEQEQLFEMTAQTFQGLEEILAQELEGIGAENIEVKKRAVTFEGNKETMYKANLWLRTAIRVLVPLERFVAKDEDELYENAKKIDWTKYLDLYSTFAIDSSVSSPIFTHSQYVALKVKDAIADHFRERTGGKRPSVDVERPNVSIHIRISDDKCILSLDSSGTPLFRRGYKTEQKAAPLNESLAAAMIYMSGWKGERNFVDPMCGSGTILVEAALIATNTAPGLFRSEYGFLGWKDADRRLWRKLIREAKRAQKDINCKILGSDIDPDAIDVTAGNIERAGMDDYISIRQIAFQDRQVPKGEGVLICNPPYGERIGGDIEDIELLYKELGDKMKQDFTGYDAWILSASTEGLKSVGLKTSKKVDLLNGGLECKYVKYELYEGSRKEKAESEE; translated from the coding sequence ATGGAACAAGAGCAATTGTTTGAAATGACTGCACAAACCTTTCAAGGTTTGGAAGAAATTTTAGCCCAAGAATTGGAAGGCATCGGTGCTGAAAACATCGAGGTCAAGAAAAGGGCGGTGACTTTTGAGGGAAATAAAGAAACAATGTACAAAGCCAATCTTTGGTTGCGTACCGCAATCAGAGTGTTGGTGCCACTTGAGCGTTTTGTAGCCAAAGACGAAGACGAGCTTTATGAGAATGCAAAGAAAATTGATTGGACAAAATACCTAGATCTGTACAGCACTTTCGCGATAGACAGTAGTGTTAGTTCACCAATCTTCACTCACTCTCAGTATGTGGCTTTGAAAGTAAAAGACGCCATTGCAGATCATTTCAGAGAAAGAACTGGAGGGAAGAGACCTTCTGTGGATGTTGAGAGACCAAATGTAAGTATACACATTCGTATTTCGGATGATAAATGTATTCTTTCTTTAGATAGCTCTGGAACACCATTATTCAGAAGAGGATATAAAACAGAACAGAAAGCAGCACCTTTGAATGAAAGTTTAGCTGCAGCTATGATCTATATGTCGGGTTGGAAAGGCGAGCGCAACTTTGTAGATCCTATGTGTGGTTCGGGTACTATTTTGGTGGAAGCGGCTTTGATTGCTACAAACACAGCACCAGGTCTTTTTAGATCGGAATATGGGTTCTTAGGTTGGAAAGATGCTGACCGTCGTTTGTGGAGAAAGCTAATTCGTGAAGCTAAAAGAGCACAAAAAGACATTAATTGTAAGATTTTAGGTTCAGATATCGATCCAGATGCAATTGATGTAACTGCAGGGAATATTGAAAGAGCAGGAATGGATGATTACATCAGTATTCGTCAGATTGCATTCCAAGACCGTCAAGTGCCAAAAGGAGAAGGTGTTTTGATTTGTAACCCTCCTTATGGTGAGCGTATTGGTGGTGATATTGAAGATATCGAATTGTTATATAAAGAGCTTGGCGACAAAATGAAGCAAGATTTTACAGGCTATGATGCTTGGATTTTGTCTGCAAGTACAGAAGGTTTGAAGAGTGTTGGTTTGAAAACGAGCAAAAAAGTAGACCTTCTAAACGGTGGATTGGAGTGTAAGTATGTAAAATACGAACTCTACGAAGGAAGCCGAAAAGAGAAAGCAGAGTCAGAAGAATAA
- a CDS encoding MFS transporter yields the protein MEKQTTMKATKPKLSFWQIWNLSFGFLGVQFGFALQNANVSRILSTLGADPHDLPIFWMIAPAIGLVVQPVVGAMSDRTWNKHFGRRGPFIFGGAIAATIGMFLMPNASAFTAYIPAIWFGALMLALMDGSFNVTFQPFRALVADMLPEEQINKGYSVQTFLINVGAVVGSALPFILTGIGIQNTAPEGQVPDSVIWSFYIGGTTLLVTVLWTVFSTKEYPPKEYAMYNGVDEAEVAKEEKKGFLELLKEMPTVMWQLAAVQFFSWFALFMMWVFSTSAVAQHVWGTSVDDTSSAAYNEAANWVGILFAGYGVFAALFSLVMDKIANKYGRKFTYAIALFAGGIGYVSMYFITDQNMLMASMLGIGIAWAAILAMPYAILSENLPSGAMGAYMGIFNLTVVIPQLLSGVVGRFLIGLFDKQAIFMLVTAGVCMFIASALVFIVKDKKKA from the coding sequence ATGGAGAAACAAACTACAATGAAAGCAACCAAGCCTAAGTTGTCTTTTTGGCAAATCTGGAACTTGAGTTTCGGGTTCTTAGGTGTTCAATTTGGTTTCGCACTACAAAACGCTAACGTTTCACGTATTTTATCCACTCTAGGTGCCGATCCACATGATCTCCCGATCTTCTGGATGATTGCACCAGCGATTGGTCTTGTTGTTCAACCTGTAGTAGGTGCAATGAGTGATCGTACTTGGAATAAACATTTCGGACGTAGAGGTCCATTTATCTTTGGTGGTGCTATTGCTGCTACTATTGGTATGTTCTTAATGCCAAATGCTTCAGCATTCACTGCTTATATCCCTGCTATCTGGTTTGGTGCACTTATGTTGGCACTAATGGATGGTTCTTTCAACGTAACTTTCCAACCTTTCCGTGCTCTTGTTGCAGACATGCTTCCAGAAGAGCAAATTAACAAAGGGTATTCTGTTCAGACGTTTTTGATCAACGTAGGAGCTGTAGTAGGTTCTGCTTTACCATTTATTCTTACAGGTATTGGTATCCAAAATACAGCGCCAGAAGGTCAAGTTCCCGACTCTGTAATCTGGTCATTCTACATTGGTGGTACTACATTGCTAGTTACAGTACTTTGGACAGTATTCTCTACGAAAGAATATCCGCCAAAAGAATATGCCATGTACAATGGTGTTGACGAGGCAGAAGTAGCAAAAGAAGAAAAGAAAGGGTTCTTAGAGCTTTTAAAAGAAATGCCTACAGTAATGTGGCAATTGGCTGCAGTACAGTTCTTCTCATGGTTTGCCCTATTTATGATGTGGGTATTCTCAACTTCAGCAGTTGCACAACACGTTTGGGGTACTTCTGTAGATGATACTTCTTCAGCTGCTTATAACGAAGCGGCAAACTGGGTAGGTATTTTGTTTGCGGGTTACGGTGTATTTGCTGCATTGTTCTCTCTGGTGATGGATAAAATTGCCAACAAATACGGAAGAAAATTCACTTACGCTATTGCACTATTTGCAGGAGGTATCGGATACGTATCTATGTATTTTATCACAGATCAAAACATGCTTATGGCATCAATGTTAGGTATCGGTATTGCTTGGGCAGCTATCTTGGCTATGCCTTATGCGATCTTGTCTGAGAACCTTCCATCAGGAGCTATGGGTGCGTACATGGGTATCTTCAACCTTACTGTAGTAATCCCTCAGTTGTTGAGTGGTGTAGTAGGTAGATTCCTAATCGGTCTATTCGATAAACAAGCAATCTTTATGCTTGTTACAGCAGGTGTGTGTATGTTTATCGCCTCAGCTTTAGTCTTCATCGTAAAAGATAAAAAGAAAGCTTAA